The bacterium sequence TCCGGGGTCGGGCGGCCGTCGTGATAGACGGCGCCCATTTTTCCCCAGATGTCCATCGCCATCCGGCAGACCTTGATGGCGGCCTCGGAGGCGAATACCTTCGACATCAGGCGGCGCTTGGAGTTATCCGTCGGTTTTTCCGCATGCCATGCCGCCGAATACAAAAAAGTGCGGGCCGCCTCGATGAGCATATACATCTCGGTCAGCGCCATCTGGACCCACTGCTCGGACCCCGCCCCCGTCTCCTGGGCTGCCTGCCGCGCCAGGTCGTAGGCCAGGCGCGCCGGCCCCATGGCCGGGATCAGCGCCCCGCTCACCATGCGCCGCAGGATGGAGAGCCCGCCGTCCCAGTCCCCGAAAAGATTCTCCTCGGGAATGCGGCAATCCTGAAAAACGAGCTCGCCGTTCTGCAGGAGCCTTCGCCCCAGCTTGCTGTGGGCCTCCCCGATGGTGAAGCCGGTGGTCCCCTTTGGGACAAGAAAGCAGGTGAGACCCTCGCTCATGGGCTTTTCGGGAGCCGTCCTGGCGAAGATGAAATAGTACTTCGCCAGCCCTCCGTTTGAGATGTAGTGCTTGGTCCCGTTCAGGACGAAATCGCCACCCTCTTTTTTGGCTGTCATGCGGGGACCGGCGCGGGGAGCGTCATACATGAGGAATGTGTCGGTTCCGCTCTGGGGCTCCG is a genomic window containing:
- a CDS encoding acyl-CoA/acyl-ACP dehydrogenase; its protein translation is MQPDLTPREAEMVKRAREIARNDILPAAAERDRNFPPDEAYPWEILDKISAAGLRTLTVPQEFGGFGARHLVQAMVAEELAYGDLGVAVSLDQVYKFTRLLTDETTPRQREKYLDDFLGDPRALLALATTEPQSGTDTFLMYDAPRAGPRMTAKKEGGDFVLNGTKHYISNGGLAKYYFIFARTAPEKPMSEGLTCFLVPKGTTGFTIGEAHSKLGRRLLQNGELVFQDCRIPEENLFGDWDGGLSILRRMVSGALIPAMGPARLAYDLARQAAQETGAGSEQWVQMALTEMYMLIEAARTFLYSAAWHAEKPTDNSKRRLMSKVFASEAAIKVCRMAMDIWGKMGAVYHDGRPTPEKCWRDVLSYLHGFGTNEAVKLKAAPLLAPAGEDEW